A window of Lentibacillus sp. Marseille-P4043 contains these coding sequences:
- the thrC gene encoding threonine synthase, whose protein sequence is MNWPGLLKHYAEFLPISEATPALTLKEGNTPLIHFPHLSKKLGVELYGKVEGANPTGSFKDRGMVMAVAKAQEEGSTSVICASTGNTSASAAAYAARAGMRAIIVIPKGKVALGKLAQAMMYGAEIVEIDGNFDDALKMVRKVSENAPVTLVNSVNPYRLEGQKTAAFEICDQLGWAPDILTIPVGNAGNISAYWKGFKEYHEEKQTGLPKMFGFEAEGAAAIVQNKVIPQPETVATAIRIGNPASWNLAVNARDESNGKIASVSDEEIINAFTLLAQKEGVFAEPGSCASIAGLMQQCENGTIEKGSKVVAVLTGNGLKDPQTVVEQLHVDPVSLPNDEEAVTAYITDVVKS, encoded by the coding sequence ATGAATTGGCCAGGATTACTAAAACATTATGCGGAATTTTTACCTATATCAGAAGCAACACCCGCCCTTACGCTGAAAGAGGGTAATACCCCGCTTATTCACTTTCCACATCTGTCAAAAAAATTAGGCGTGGAACTATACGGAAAGGTTGAGGGAGCAAATCCAACCGGCTCGTTTAAAGATAGAGGAATGGTTATGGCCGTTGCGAAGGCGCAAGAAGAAGGGAGTACATCAGTAATCTGTGCCTCTACTGGGAACACATCGGCTTCAGCTGCAGCATATGCAGCAAGGGCTGGTATGCGCGCAATCATTGTTATTCCTAAGGGTAAAGTAGCCCTAGGAAAACTTGCTCAAGCCATGATGTATGGTGCTGAGATTGTTGAAATTGATGGAAACTTTGATGATGCATTAAAAATGGTCCGAAAAGTAAGTGAAAATGCCCCAGTTACGCTTGTCAATTCCGTAAATCCTTACCGATTAGAAGGGCAAAAAACAGCGGCATTCGAAATCTGTGATCAACTTGGATGGGCACCAGATATCCTCACTATTCCAGTAGGTAACGCGGGAAATATTAGTGCCTATTGGAAGGGATTTAAAGAATACCACGAGGAGAAACAAACAGGTCTACCAAAAATGTTTGGCTTTGAGGCTGAAGGAGCAGCAGCAATCGTGCAAAACAAAGTCATCCCTCAACCAGAGACCGTTGCCACGGCTATCCGTATTGGAAATCCTGCAAGCTGGAATCTAGCTGTCAACGCACGTGATGAATCCAATGGAAAAATCGCCTCCGTTTCCGATGAAGAAATCATCAATGCATTTACACTTTTGGCACAAAAAGAGGGTGTTTTTGCTGAACCTGGATCTTGCGCTTCAATTGCAGGTTTGATGCAGCAATGTGAAAATGGAACGATTGAGAAAGGCAGCAAAGTCGTAGCTGTCCTTACAGGAAACGGGTTAAAAGACCCACAGACAGTAGTTGAACAACTGCATGTTGACCCTGTCTCACTACCAAACGATGAAGAGGCTGTCACCGCTTATATAACAGATGTGGTGAAATCATGA
- the thrB gene encoding homoserine kinase, with product MNMFRLSLPASSANIGPCFDSAGIALNRYLTLEVVEHDKWEFEHRSPLLPNFSNHEDHFIFQIAERIAKRHNRSMPMCKITVDSEIPLARGLGSSASAVMAGIELANQLCNLALTPKEKLQYGIEIEGHPDNVAAVVFGGFIITAKTMDEKKEYLQLPTLDIDVVVYIPNVELKTEAARKVLPDSFTREKATEASSISNLMIASLLTGDYKLAGKMMENDLFHEPYRADLISHYHDIKSKAKKYGAYGTVISGAGPTMISFIPKGEGHNIAKQMKIMFPNYQIESLEVDHNGIQVTRNNN from the coding sequence ATGAATATGTTCCGCCTTTCTCTACCAGCTAGCTCGGCAAATATCGGGCCATGCTTTGATTCAGCAGGTATAGCCTTAAATCGTTATTTGACATTGGAAGTTGTTGAGCATGACAAATGGGAGTTTGAACACCGCTCCCCATTACTTCCTAACTTCAGCAATCATGAAGATCATTTTATTTTTCAAATTGCCGAGCGCATTGCTAAACGGCATAATCGTTCCATGCCAATGTGTAAAATAACAGTAGACAGTGAAATCCCTTTGGCCCGTGGTCTGGGCAGTAGTGCTTCCGCCGTTATGGCTGGGATTGAACTGGCTAATCAGCTATGTAATCTCGCCCTAACACCTAAGGAAAAACTGCAGTACGGCATTGAAATTGAGGGCCATCCTGATAACGTTGCCGCCGTTGTATTTGGAGGATTTATTATAACCGCTAAAACAATGGATGAAAAAAAAGAATATTTACAATTGCCAACACTCGATATTGATGTAGTCGTTTATATTCCGAATGTTGAACTAAAAACAGAAGCAGCTAGAAAGGTACTTCCAGACAGCTTCACTCGAGAAAAGGCTACTGAAGCAAGTAGTATTAGCAATCTCATGATAGCGTCCCTATTAACCGGCGATTATAAATTAGCAGGTAAAATGATGGAGAATGATTTATTTCATGAACCTTATCGGGCAGATCTCATCTCGCATTATCACGACATCAAAAGTAAGGCGAAAAAATATGGAGCTTATGGAACTGTTATTAGCGGGGCTGGTCCTACGATGATATCATTTATACCTAAGGGGGAAGGCCATAACATAGCGAAACAAATGAAAATAATGTTTCCTAATTACCAGATTGAATCGTTAGAGGTTGACCACAATGGAATTCAAGTTACACGAAACAACAATTGA
- a CDS encoding class I SAM-dependent rRNA methyltransferase produces the protein MTTTIDLYVKQQQIAKYKKGYPLIHNEVVTNSEELKKEGSIFNLRDQKNQFIAKGYYGKQNKGLGWVLSYKQNEKIDFVFFKTKIEQAMEKRKNFYMDPNTNAFRIFNGEGDGVGGLTIDNFDGYYLINWYSEGIYTFKDVVIRALDELGDYRAIYQKRRFNTKGQYIDDDDFVKGERGEFPIIVQENGMNYAVYLNDGAMVGIFLDQRDVRRVIRDKYANGKNVLNTFSYTGAFSIAAAVGGALKTTSVDLAKRSKSKTIEQFSVNGIDFEQQDIIVMDVFDYFKYAKRKKLKFDLVVLDPPSFARSKKRTFSTAKDYPVLIKDTIDITEKDGVIVASTNNATFGMKKFKGFIDKAFKEMNVTYKILEEHTLPSDFSVYPSFPQGDYLKVVIVQKIG, from the coding sequence ATGACGACAACAATTGACTTATATGTAAAACAGCAGCAGATAGCAAAATACAAAAAAGGATATCCGTTAATTCATAATGAAGTAGTAACGAATTCAGAGGAGCTAAAAAAGGAAGGTAGTATTTTTAACTTAAGGGATCAGAAAAACCAATTTATTGCAAAAGGGTACTATGGGAAACAGAATAAAGGACTTGGTTGGGTACTGTCATACAAGCAAAATGAAAAAATTGACTTTGTATTCTTTAAAACGAAAATAGAACAAGCCATGGAAAAAAGGAAGAATTTTTACATGGATCCAAACACAAATGCCTTTCGAATTTTTAATGGAGAAGGGGATGGCGTTGGTGGATTAACCATTGATAATTTCGACGGTTATTATTTGATCAATTGGTATAGTGAGGGAATTTATACATTCAAAGATGTGGTCATTCGCGCATTGGATGAGCTGGGAGATTACAGGGCCATTTATCAAAAAAGGCGATTCAATACGAAAGGCCAGTATATTGATGACGATGATTTTGTGAAAGGTGAGCGTGGTGAGTTTCCGATTATTGTACAAGAAAACGGGATGAATTATGCTGTTTACTTAAATGACGGGGCTATGGTTGGGATTTTTCTTGACCAGCGTGATGTCAGAAGGGTGATCCGGGATAAGTATGCAAACGGGAAAAATGTGCTAAATACTTTTTCGTATACAGGTGCATTTTCGATAGCTGCAGCTGTTGGTGGTGCTTTAAAAACAACTAGTGTTGACCTTGCTAAGCGTAGTAAAAGCAAGACAATTGAGCAATTTAGTGTGAACGGAATTGACTTTGAGCAACAGGATATTATCGTAATGGATGTATTCGATTATTTTAAATATGCAAAGCGAAAAAAATTGAAGTTTGATTTAGTTGTCTTAGATCCACCAAGCTTTGCACGCTCGAAAAAGCGCACATTTTCGACGGCTAAGGATTACCCTGTATTAATAAAGGATACAATTGATATCACTGAAAAAGATGGTGTTATTGTTGCTTCCACAAATAACGCGACTTTCGGAATGAAAAAGTTCAAAGGATTCATCGATAAAGCCTTCAAGGAAATGAACGTAACATATAAAATATTAGAAGAACATACACTGCCAAGTGATTTTTCTGTTTATCCTAGTTTTCCTCAGGGTGATTATTTAAAAGTAGTGATTGTGCAGAAGATTGGATGA
- a CDS encoding TetR/AcrR family transcriptional regulator, producing the protein MARERKFSKEELFQSTKDILLSHGYEGFTFSILADRLQVSRGTIYKYYENKVELITDYTFFEMNQFLTDLKKIKHYRNFDTQFEYLLTIMFTHSKIRRILITANRILGTVNETVKIKKEQLRDLHLEIYEHLKSFIKRGREEKVLKEHIPDELILSFIFHSIEIPNQLSLTQEEWVQSVKELLSHGMFIKN; encoded by the coding sequence ATGGCTCGCGAACGGAAATTTTCAAAGGAAGAACTATTTCAATCGACTAAAGATATCCTACTTAGCCACGGTTATGAAGGGTTTACCTTCAGCATATTAGCAGATCGCTTGCAAGTATCAAGAGGCACCATTTATAAATACTACGAGAATAAAGTTGAATTAATAACAGATTATACATTTTTTGAAATGAATCAATTTTTAACAGACCTAAAAAAGATAAAACATTATCGTAACTTTGATACCCAATTCGAATATCTCCTAACTATTATGTTCACGCATAGTAAAATCCGTCGTATTCTGATAACGGCAAACCGGATTTTAGGAACCGTTAATGAAACGGTGAAAATAAAAAAAGAACAACTAAGAGATCTCCATCTTGAAATATATGAGCATTTAAAGTCTTTTATCAAGCGCGGAAGAGAAGAAAAAGTATTAAAAGAACATATCCCAGATGAATTAATCTTAAGCTTTATCTTCCATTCAATCGAAATACCAAATCAACTTTCTCTAACACAGGAAGAATGGGTTCAATCTGTAAAAGAGCTTCTTAGTCATGGAATGTTCATAAAAAATTAA
- a CDS encoding MMPL family transporter encodes MKSAIHYITDHVATRKGMWITLAIWLVLTILLAGLAPSSNDYKVSGIDSLPDDAQSVIAQKKNDHYFADNDGIPALLVFQSDKGEVKVDDLAKLLETVKKEKINGVKDVVPLEKLPPEATESFFSKDHTTALIPLSFDSSLETKEIERSLEKVYKLAEQNTDLTLYVTGPAGIATDTLDLFSRADIVLILSTVGIILVLLVVIYQSPLLALIPLLAAGFVYEVTNQALGIMGKAGLTLDSQSLSIMSILLFASVTDYSLFVLSRFREELKNHDSKYDAMKWAMRGSGIPVFFSGGTVLAAMLVLFFAQFGDYRNFAPIFGTAMVVVILASITLVPALFTLFGRKSFWPKVPRVGDNHVKTSSIWSKVGRFVTRKPTVSVAIIGIILLVSASNVLNLDYEFDTMKSFPEDMPSREGYEILEENFEPGDLAPTTVLFESDDTVTKTEQKKLANTLSERPLVDNVHISEVTDNEKVISYSLTFAKNPYAVETMDALEGIRDDADELVDQSNLNGELYFAGETASSVDDRSVNNRDLIVIVSIETILIFLMLILLTRSFKMPIYMMGTILVSFVAALGLGTFLTQLFFDIDTISNRVPLYSFVFLVALGVDYNIILISRFMEERKKHTVKEAVEIAVANTGGVISSAGIILAATFAVLMTQPIELLFVFGFIVAVGIILDTFLIRGVLLPGLLVLFEKDKK; translated from the coding sequence ATGAAATCAGCTATTCATTATATTACGGACCATGTTGCAACAAGAAAGGGAATGTGGATTACCCTGGCAATATGGCTTGTTTTAACAATACTGCTTGCAGGACTCGCACCAAGCTCTAATGATTATAAAGTTTCCGGCATCGATTCCTTGCCAGACGATGCGCAATCCGTTATCGCCCAAAAAAAGAATGATCATTATTTCGCTGATAACGATGGAATTCCTGCATTATTAGTGTTTCAATCCGATAAGGGCGAAGTGAAGGTAGACGATCTTGCGAAGCTTCTAGAAACCGTCAAAAAGGAAAAAATTAATGGGGTAAAAGATGTTGTTCCTCTAGAAAAGTTACCACCAGAAGCAACTGAAAGCTTTTTTTCAAAGGACCATACGACAGCATTAATCCCACTATCATTTGATTCTTCTTTAGAGACAAAGGAAATCGAGCGTTCTTTAGAAAAGGTTTATAAATTAGCGGAACAGAATACAGATTTAACCTTGTATGTAACTGGTCCGGCTGGGATTGCCACAGATACATTAGACCTATTTTCCCGGGCTGACATTGTTCTCATCCTATCAACTGTAGGAATCATTTTGGTTTTGCTTGTTGTCATTTATCAATCGCCGTTACTGGCATTAATCCCATTACTTGCAGCAGGATTCGTGTATGAAGTTACAAACCAGGCACTTGGCATAATGGGCAAAGCTGGTTTGACGTTGGACAGTCAATCCTTATCTATCATGTCGATTTTATTATTCGCATCCGTTACAGACTATTCCTTATTTGTATTATCTCGATTTAGGGAAGAACTGAAAAATCATGATAGCAAATATGATGCGATGAAATGGGCCATGCGTGGATCTGGCATACCAGTATTTTTCTCAGGTGGAACAGTATTAGCTGCCATGCTTGTCTTGTTTTTTGCACAGTTCGGTGATTACCGTAACTTTGCACCTATTTTTGGAACAGCAATGGTCGTTGTGATTTTGGCATCCATTACACTAGTTCCCGCTTTGTTCACGTTGTTTGGCAGAAAATCGTTTTGGCCTAAAGTACCACGTGTAGGTGATAATCACGTGAAAACAAGTTCTATATGGAGCAAAGTTGGACGTTTTGTAACCCGTAAACCGACTGTATCTGTTGCTATCATTGGAATTATTCTGCTCGTCTCAGCAAGCAACGTTCTAAATTTGGACTATGAATTCGATACAATGAAGTCCTTCCCTGAAGATATGCCTTCCAGAGAAGGATATGAAATTTTAGAAGAAAACTTTGAACCTGGAGATTTGGCACCTACAACTGTTTTATTTGAGTCAGATGATACAGTGACGAAAACAGAACAGAAGAAACTGGCCAATACATTATCAGAACGACCGTTAGTTGATAATGTTCACATTAGCGAAGTAACAGATAATGAAAAAGTAATCTCATATAGCCTAACATTCGCAAAAAACCCATACGCTGTTGAAACAATGGACGCTTTGGAAGGAATTAGAGATGATGCAGACGAACTTGTTGATCAAAGTAATTTGAATGGAGAACTCTATTTTGCTGGAGAAACCGCATCATCTGTTGACGACCGTTCTGTAAACAACCGCGATTTAATCGTTATTGTCTCAATTGAAACGATATTAATCTTTTTAATGTTGATTCTTTTGACGCGGTCATTTAAAATGCCCATTTATATGATGGGAACCATTCTCGTATCATTTGTTGCGGCATTAGGTCTAGGAACATTCTTAACACAACTATTCTTTGACATTGATACAATAAGCAATCGAGTACCGCTTTATTCCTTTGTATTCCTAGTTGCGCTCGGTGTCGATTACAACATTATATTAATATCCAGGTTTATGGAGGAACGAAAGAAACACACTGTAAAAGAAGCAGTCGAGATTGCAGTTGCCAATACAGGCGGTGTCATTTCGTCGGCTGGAATTATTCTTGCCGCTACATTTGCTGTTCTAATGACCCAACCGATTGAATTGCTGTTTGTTTTTGGCTTTATTGTAGCAGTGGGAATTATACTGGATACGTTCTTGATTAGAGGAGTATTATTACCAGGACTACTCGTATTATTTGAAAAGGATAAAAAGTAG
- a CDS encoding chloride channel protein — MFHIRYIEPLVMLATLVRRFFLATLTGAIVGTGTSIFLQGLFFSMDKTANIPLWLQMIVLPVGGLLNGLLIYYGYRYLKGDKNDSVIAAVHEQNGKMPYKSLPIKPIAAIITLASGGSAGKEGPCSHIGGTLASWVGHLVRLSPEMQKRIVACGVSAGFASVFGTPIAGAIYGVEVLTIGRLRYDMLFLSVIAGVTSFEISKLWGITYTFYPFEHVFPFSERLFLKIILIGILCGLVSWLFIELFEQIRFGFGYIQRRFHIWYPFMPLIGGIVLSLLILFVPTEYLGLSLPLMDRALNGDVIPYFGFFWKALLVAITLGSGFYGGIVTPQFVIGAVSGNVFANMLGVDAALGAAVGMVAVVAAASNTPIAAIFMGFELFGSVTGVYVVGACITAYIIIGHRSVYPDQLVAYSKSIWMHLEPGLSLEKERTKIHISYGVLRKLSRWHHQKLRDKNKRK; from the coding sequence TTGTTTCACATACGTTATATCGAACCACTTGTCATGCTTGCCACCTTGGTAAGGCGATTTTTTTTGGCTACATTAACAGGTGCCATTGTTGGAACCGGAACAAGTATATTTTTACAAGGCTTATTTTTTTCAATGGATAAGACCGCAAATATTCCTTTGTGGCTTCAAATGATCGTTTTACCTGTTGGAGGCCTGCTTAATGGACTTCTTATTTATTATGGTTATCGTTACTTGAAAGGGGACAAGAACGACTCTGTTATTGCGGCTGTTCATGAACAGAATGGGAAAATGCCGTATAAGTCGTTACCAATAAAGCCAATAGCTGCAATTATTACACTTGCATCTGGTGGTTCGGCGGGGAAAGAGGGGCCATGCTCACATATTGGCGGTACGCTTGCTTCCTGGGTTGGACACCTTGTGCGACTCAGTCCAGAAATGCAAAAGCGAATCGTTGCTTGTGGTGTCAGTGCTGGATTTGCTAGTGTTTTCGGAACCCCGATTGCAGGTGCGATTTATGGGGTGGAGGTACTGACAATCGGTCGTTTGCGTTATGATATGTTATTTTTATCTGTCATTGCGGGTGTTACTTCGTTTGAAATAAGTAAATTATGGGGGATTACCTACACGTTTTATCCATTTGAACATGTCTTTCCTTTTTCTGAAAGGTTGTTTTTGAAGATTATTTTAATTGGAATTCTGTGTGGCTTAGTGTCGTGGCTGTTCATTGAGTTGTTTGAACAGATACGGTTTGGGTTTGGTTATATCCAACGTCGCTTTCATATTTGGTATCCTTTCATGCCGTTAATTGGTGGTATTGTTTTATCACTTTTGATACTATTTGTACCAACAGAGTATCTAGGTCTTAGCTTACCGCTGATGGACAGGGCTTTAAATGGTGACGTCATTCCTTACTTCGGCTTTTTCTGGAAGGCACTGCTTGTTGCTATTACATTAGGGTCAGGCTTTTATGGTGGAATCGTTACACCACAGTTTGTTATTGGTGCAGTATCTGGTAATGTTTTTGCTAACATGTTGGGAGTTGATGCGGCACTTGGAGCTGCAGTTGGTATGGTTGCTGTCGTTGCTGCTGCCTCTAATACACCGATAGCTGCGATATTTATGGGGTTTGAGTTATTCGGAAGTGTTACTGGAGTATATGTTGTTGGTGCATGCATAACGGCATATATTATCATTGGACATCGTAGTGTATACCCAGACCAGCTTGTTGCTTATTCCAAGTCGATTTGGATGCACTTGGAACCGGGTTTATCGTTGGAAAAGGAAAGGACAAAGATTCATATTTCTTATGGCGTGTTAAGGAAATTAAGTAGATGGCATCATCAAAAACTTCGTGATAAAAATAAAAGAAAATAA
- a CDS encoding conserved virulence factor C family protein, translating to MKIVSIEPTPSPHSMKINVDERLVDGQTENYKLNDEIDNAPDYVKGLFRINGVKGLYRVIDFIALERNPRISWEEILPAVRDVLGSTEEETDQLIANESVADDHFGEVKVFIQMFRNLPVQVKLQDGENEQRFGLPERFTEATMEASVASENMLMERKWVEQSPRYGEMDTIGHDVVEEIIASYDEERLHQLVQVALSNAYSEGRDKPEKKVTLTMLDNPSWKERYAALDQMPDPTIEDLPVLNKALDDEKGSIRRLATAYLGMIEEREVLPYLYKALKDKAVNVRRTAGDCLSDLGFTDAIPEMITALADPNRLVRWRAAMYLYEVGDETAIPALQHALDDPEFEVRMQVKMALARIEGGKKAEGSIWHQMTQATKQ from the coding sequence ATGAAAATTGTCTCAATCGAACCGACGCCAAGTCCACATTCCATGAAAATCAACGTTGATGAACGATTAGTCGATGGCCAAACAGAGAATTATAAGTTAAATGACGAAATCGACAATGCCCCAGATTACGTTAAGGGTCTGTTTAGAATCAATGGTGTGAAGGGACTATATCGCGTTATTGACTTTATCGCACTTGAACGTAATCCCCGCATATCATGGGAAGAAATCCTTCCAGCCGTACGTGATGTACTAGGATCCACTGAAGAAGAGACGGATCAACTTATCGCAAATGAATCTGTAGCTGATGACCACTTTGGTGAAGTAAAAGTTTTTATTCAGATGTTTCGCAATTTACCCGTACAGGTAAAATTACAGGACGGGGAAAATGAGCAGCGCTTTGGACTCCCTGAACGGTTTACGGAAGCAACAATGGAAGCCTCCGTTGCATCCGAAAATATGTTAATGGAAAGAAAATGGGTGGAGCAAAGCCCTCGCTATGGTGAGATGGATACCATTGGTCATGATGTCGTTGAGGAAATAATAGCCAGCTATGATGAAGAAAGACTTCATCAATTGGTTCAAGTAGCATTATCAAATGCATATTCTGAAGGTCGTGACAAGCCCGAGAAAAAGGTTACGCTTACCATGCTTGATAATCCAAGTTGGAAGGAACGCTATGCCGCACTCGACCAAATGCCGGATCCAACCATTGAAGATCTACCAGTTCTTAATAAAGCATTAGATGATGAAAAAGGATCCATTCGTAGACTAGCCACCGCGTATCTTGGCATGATCGAGGAACGTGAAGTGTTACCATATTTATATAAAGCATTAAAGGATAAAGCAGTAAATGTTAGGCGTACCGCTGGAGACTGTCTGTCAGATCTTGGTTTCACAGATGCGATTCCAGAGATGATAACTGCGTTAGCAGATCCAAATCGCCTTGTTCGTTGGCGTGCTGCTATGTATCTATACGAAGTCGGAGATGAAACCGCAATACCCGCCCTTCAACATGCATTGGATGATCCAGAATTTGAAGTTCGGATGCAGGTCAAAATGGCACTAGCCAGAATCGAAGGCGGCAAAAAAGCAGAAGGATCAATCTGGCACCAAATGACACAAGCCACAAAACAATAA
- a CDS encoding group-specific protein, with product MGSCNIDHSYQDVVKKLENQKEFLPADLYEQVSRFLDNEHSQETLNELFHLLKKYDLASKTEQEDRDRKLIALIV from the coding sequence GTGGGATCATGCAACATTGATCATTCATATCAGGATGTTGTAAAGAAGTTGGAAAACCAGAAAGAGTTTTTGCCAGCAGATTTGTATGAACAAGTAAGTCGTTTTTTAGATAATGAACATTCCCAGGAAACACTTAATGAGTTATTCCATCTTTTAAAAAAGTATGACTTAGCCTCCAAAACGGAACAGGAAGATAGAGATAGGAAGTTAATCGCTTTAATTGTCTAA
- a CDS encoding GNAT family N-acetyltransferase yields MRLERPALKWKEEHENYVREWGPSRMVPSSFDLAKHETYEEYLQALAIREGGTDRWLPSTNYFLIDDNERIVGMVDIRHDLNEFLRNVGGHIGYSTRPTERKKGYATLILAEALKKCKKLGIDRVLVTCDEDNIGSAKVIIDNGGIEDEGFVDDDGTVMRRFWINNKS; encoded by the coding sequence ATGAGATTGGAAAGACCAGCGTTAAAGTGGAAAGAGGAACACGAAAACTATGTGAGGGAATGGGGGCCTTCACGAATGGTGCCAAGCAGCTTTGATTTGGCGAAACATGAGACATATGAGGAATATTTACAGGCATTAGCTATAAGAGAAGGTGGAACAGACCGATGGCTACCAAGCACGAATTACTTTTTGATCGATGATAATGAACGGATTGTGGGGATGGTTGATATTCGTCATGATCTAAATGAGTTTTTACGAAATGTTGGCGGCCACATCGGGTATAGTACGCGGCCAACTGAACGAAAAAAGGGTTATGCGACATTGATTCTGGCAGAGGCATTGAAAAAGTGCAAAAAATTAGGCATTGACCGTGTATTAGTGACATGTGATGAGGATAATATCGGTTCTGCAAAGGTAATCATAGATAATGGCGGAATTGAGGATGAAGGTTTTGTTGATGACGATGGAACGGTAATGCGGCGATTTTGGATTAACAATAAAAGCTAG
- a CDS encoding YaiI/YqxD family protein has translation MKVYVDADACPVKDTIISIAKNNQIPVFLVKSFAHYSNNQEPQGVETIYVDTGADSADYRIMKLAQKNDIIVTQDYGLASLGLAKGCIVLHHKGFAYSNENIDQLLQTRYESAMARKGGKRTKGPKAFTAEDEKKFSELFKKVIEQY, from the coding sequence ATGAAAGTTTACGTTGATGCTGACGCTTGTCCAGTAAAGGATACGATCATTTCCATTGCAAAAAATAATCAAATCCCTGTCTTCCTTGTAAAAAGTTTTGCCCACTACTCCAACAACCAAGAGCCACAAGGAGTTGAGACGATCTATGTCGACACCGGGGCTGACTCTGCTGATTACCGAATCATGAAATTGGCACAAAAAAATGACATTATCGTTACACAAGATTATGGTCTTGCTTCTTTAGGTTTAGCAAAAGGGTGCATTGTTTTGCATCATAAAGGATTCGCGTATTCAAATGAGAATATCGATCAACTCCTGCAAACACGTTATGAAAGTGCTATGGCTAGAAAAGGTGGCAAACGTACCAAAGGACCCAAAGCGTTTACAGCTGAAGATGAAAAAAAGTTTAGCGAACTATTTAAAAAAGTGATTGAGCAGTATTGA
- a CDS encoding acyl-CoA thioesterase: protein MEQIAIQDSKTVQTRLVLPPDTNHLDTIFGGKVLAYIDEIAALTAMKHAKSAVVTASIDSVDFLSSAKVGDSLTLEAFVTYTGTNSMEVYVKVTAHDLIKNEERLTTESFLTMVAVNEEGKPVPVPNVFPVTEEEKRLYLTAPSRKENRENRANIR from the coding sequence ATGGAACAAATAGCTATACAAGATTCTAAAACCGTTCAAACACGTTTAGTACTACCGCCGGATACAAACCATTTAGATACAATATTTGGTGGAAAAGTACTAGCTTATATTGATGAAATTGCTGCATTAACTGCGATGAAGCATGCAAAAAGTGCAGTTGTCACAGCGTCGATTGACTCTGTTGATTTCCTTTCTTCGGCAAAGGTTGGGGATTCATTAACATTAGAAGCATTCGTGACGTATACAGGGACAAATTCAATGGAGGTGTATGTGAAAGTTACCGCACATGATTTGATTAAAAATGAGGAAAGACTGACAACAGAATCCTTTCTTACCATGGTAGCCGTTAACGAAGAAGGGAAGCCGGTTCCAGTCCCGAATGTTTTTCCGGTAACCGAGGAAGAGAAAAGGTTATATCTTACGGCTCCATCAAGGAAAGAGAATCGAGAAAATCGAGCGAACATACGATAA
- a CDS encoding DUF2087 domain-containing protein, which translates to MQLDRIVNFHKTIGDKTRIQIIALLKDGPLHGQAIAGKLGLTPPTISYHINKLREIDIIYQRREKNTIYFYLNKKKLAFMADAILRIGEEKEMEQFQVNDEEKYNIIQNFFQDGKLKNIPAQRKKKLIVLEHLVNGLEKGRTYSEKEINEHIKQFYGDFATIRREFIMCQFMSRQNSEYELNPEELWLI; encoded by the coding sequence ATGCAACTGGACCGTATCGTCAACTTTCATAAAACAATTGGAGACAAAACAAGAATTCAAATCATTGCCCTGTTAAAAGATGGCCCGCTCCATGGTCAAGCGATTGCCGGAAAGCTCGGGCTAACGCCGCCTACTATCTCCTACCATATTAATAAACTAAGAGAGATCGATATTATTTATCAGCGAAGAGAGAAAAATACGATTTATTTTTATTTAAATAAGAAAAAGCTGGCATTTATGGCGGATGCCATTCTTAGGATTGGAGAAGAAAAGGAAATGGAACAATTTCAGGTTAATGACGAAGAGAAATATAATATTATCCAAAACTTCTTTCAAGACGGAAAGCTAAAGAATATTCCCGCACAACGTAAAAAGAAGCTTATTGTTTTGGAACACCTTGTAAATGGTTTGGAAAAAGGCAGAACATACAGCGAAAAAGAAATCAATGAACACATAAAACAATTTTATGGCGACTTTGCAACAATTAGACGCGAATTCATCATGTGCCAGTTTATGTCAAGGCAAAATAGTGAGTATGAATTAAACCCAGAAGAACTATGGCTGATCTAG